A region of Salvia splendens isolate huo1 chromosome 17, SspV2, whole genome shotgun sequence DNA encodes the following proteins:
- the LOC121773646 gene encoding phytosulfokines 3-like: MARASTFFVVLLLLFSLSSAARRTPTANERVDATDKVVTEGTQVEDSCNGITENECLMRRTLNAHLDYIYTQQHNP, from the exons ATGGCTAGGGCCAGTACGTTTTTCGTTgtgctcctcctcctcttctctctctcctctgcTGCTCGCCGCACTCCCACCGCTAACGAGAGAGTGGATGCCACAGATAAG GTTGTGACAGAGGGAACACAGGTGGAAGATAGCTGCAATGGAATCACTGAAAATGAGTGTTTGATGAGAAGAACCCTCAACGCCCATCTCGATTATATCTATACTCAGCAACATAATCCttag